The Chloroflexota bacterium genome segment TCGTGACCGAGCCGTCGCGACGGCGCAGCTCGTGGACCGGCCGCATCTGGAACGGGTGGTTGGCCGCGGCGTCCTCGTCGATATCCACGCCAATGCCGGGCGCGGTCGGCGCGATCAGGTGGCCGTCCTCGAACGTCATCTGCTGCGGGAACACGTCCGCCAGCGCGCCGGGCACCTCCGGCAGCTCCTGCACGCCGACCAACGGGCTGGCGATATCCAGGTGCACGCACGCCGCCAGCGAGATCGGGCCCATGGGGCTGTGCGGCGCGAGGTATTGGTGATGCGACTCGGCCCAACCGGCAATCTTCCGCGCCTCGGTGAATCCACCGACGATGCAGAGGTCGGTGCGCACGTAGTCGATCAGGTCGCCCTCGATGAGTGGCTGGAACTCCCACTTGGAGGACAGCTCCTCGCCTCCGGCAATGGGCACGTGCGTGTGGCGGCGCACGTAGGCATAGGCCTCGGGACGCTCCGAGCGCACCGGGTCCTCGGCGAAGAAAATGTCCAGCGGCTCCAGCCCCTTGCACAGCCGCACGGCCTCGTTCGGGTCGAGCCGCGTATGGAAGTCGATGCAGATCT includes the following:
- the dgoD gene encoding galactonate dehydratase encodes the protein MRITDIRTIPVFAEHRNINYLITKVETDRGIYGLGESAITGKERAVAGVIEHFTPLLIGEDPRRIDHLWQRMFRGSFFKAGPILGAAISAIDIALWDIKGKALGVPVWELLGGKCRDGVVAYPHVTGKTLDALLADADRALAQSYRFVRYGFPGVEPQGGVLEPRRGVPIAIETAKAMRQHVGPDIEICIDFHTRLDPNEAVRLCKGLEPLDIFFAEDPVRSERPEAYAYVRRHTHVPIAGGEELSSKWEFQPLIEGDLIDYVRTDLCIVGGFTEARKIAGWAESHHQYLAPHSPMGPISLAACVHLDIASPLVGVQELPEVPGALADVFPQQMTFEDGHLIAPTAPGIGVDIDEDAAANHPFQMRPVHELRRRDGSVTNW